One window of Gloeocapsa sp. DLM2.Bin57 genomic DNA carries:
- the nifT gene encoding putative nitrogen fixation protein NifT yields MKVMLRRNKAGHLIAYVAKKDLEEEVVNSAETNAGTILTLANGWELEFSDFKFSEDLVLPQTLEGRKL; encoded by the coding sequence ATGAAGGTAATGTTAAGACGCAATAAAGCGGGACATTTAATCGCTTACGTAGCGAAAAAGGATTTAGAAGAAGAAGTGGTTAATTCTGCTGAAACTAACGCGGGAACGATTTTGACTTTAGCTAATGGTTGGGAGTTAGAATTTTCTGATTTTAAATTTAGTGAAGATTTAGTACTTCCCCAAACTTTGGAAGGGAGAAAATTGTAA
- a CDS encoding nitrogen fixation protein NifZ, with protein MGLTRVDPIELNEPPIFQMEEKVRLRKMIRNDGTFPGKDIGVTLAKKGETGYVVSIGTYLQSYYIYAVHFIDSNLVIGCRSKELESVTEEEDMQP; from the coding sequence ATGGGGTTAACTAGAGTAGATCCAATTGAATTAAATGAACCCCCCATTTTTCAAATGGAAGAAAAGGTTAGGTTACGTAAGATGATCCGCAATGATGGCACTTTTCCAGGTAAGGATATTGGTGTTACTCTGGCTAAGAAAGGAGAAACGGGTTATGTAGTTAGTATTGGTACTTATCTACAAAGTTATTATATCTATGCGGTGCATTTTATTGATAGTAATCTGGTGATTGGCTGTCGCAGCAAAGAGTTAGAGTCAGTTACAGAAGAAGAGGATATGCAACCATGA